The following coding sequences lie in one Phaenicophaeus curvirostris isolate KB17595 chromosome 5, BPBGC_Pcur_1.0, whole genome shotgun sequence genomic window:
- the SLC15A3 gene encoding solute carrier family 15 member 3 — MSGTWASEERSPLLAWPPLKDHGVARVAVLVVEGLEQAAFFGITANLRLYLSSSAFAWEVPQASHACFFFLGASYLLSPVGGWLADVYLSRYGTMLLSFGVYLVAASLLPVTAWPDGRLSVCGGTIPNCSGHGGGGGTCPGRSHQQFCAPTIYTGFVLLALGVSSVRANLISFGAEQVKDQGGDATRRFFNWFYWSSNIGAAFSLLVVAFVQQNISFLAGYLTPVTCLASALLIFLVATPTFISKPPKGSQVSVIIKLAMKSWGCSWLWVTRARSSPGWWDPPPNGGAQPGAPSPEEDLANFQVLARILPVMLTFIPYWMIYSQLQSTYHLQGLHLHVPNVFQHDQDHGNSLQGYTFPEAWLLLANVVALVALVPLKVHVVDPFLARRRLMPSPLKQVALGMFFSLASILMAGLLEQKRLWYVLHNQTVPQLIGNERYLAAALPGWWQVPQFLLLGISELFVIIPGLEFVYAEAPESMKGATMGLFFFISGVGLLLGSGLEALLSLPAHGWMRCPEDHGTIDSCRMDNYFFLLAGIQLVTCLLFIWISRCHHSSVPPKLCLGLEED, encoded by the exons ATGTCTGGGACGTGGGCCAGCGAGGAACGGAGCCCCTTGTTGGCTTGGCCACCCCTCAAGGACCACGGGGTGGCCCGCGTGGCCGTGCTGGTGGTGGAAGGGTTGGAGCAAGCAGCTTTTTTTGGCATCACGGCCAACCTGAGGCTCTACCTCTCCAGCAGCGCCTTCGCTTGGGAGGTCCCCCAGGCGTCCCACgcctgcttcttcttcttgggAGCTTCCTACCTGCTCTCGCCTGTTGGAGGTTGGTTGGCTGATGTCTACTTGAGCCGCTACGGCACGATGCTCCTCAGCTTCGGGGTCTACCTGGTGGCGGCGAGCCTGCTGCCCGTCACCGCGTGGCCGGACGGGCGCCTCTCGGTGTGTGGTGGCACCATCCCAAACTGCTCTGGCcacggtggtggtggtgggacgTGTCCAGGGCGGTCCCACCAGCAGTTCTGCGCCCCAACCATCTACACCGGCTTCGTGCTCCTGGCGTTGGGGGTCAGCTCCGTCAGAGCCAACCTCATCTCCTTCGGCGCTGAGCAG GTGAAGGACCAGGGCGGAGACGCCACTCGGCGCTTCTTCAACTGGTTCTACTGGAGCAGCAACATCGGAGCCGCCTTCTCCTTGCTGGTGGTGGCTTTTGTCCAGCAGAACATCAGCTTTCTGGCTGGTTACCTCACCCCCGTCACCTGCTTGGCCTCGgccctcctcatcttcctcgtGGCCACCCCGACCTTCATCTCCAAGCCCCCCAAGGGCAGCCAGGTCTCTGTCATCATCAAGCTGGCCAtgaagagctggggttgctccTGGTTATGGGTCACCAGGGCGAG GTCAAGCCCTGGCTGGTGGGACCCTCCACCCAACGGTGGAGCCCAGCCTGGAGCCCCATCTCCCGAGGAGGACCTTGCCAACTTCCAAGTGCTGGCTCGGATCCTCCCCGTGATGCTGACCTTCATCCCTTACTGGATGATCTACTCCCAG CTGCAGTCAACGTATCATCTGCAAGGTCTGCACCTCCATGTCCCCAACGTCTTCCAGCACGACCAGGACCACGGCAACAGCCTCCAGGGCTACACG TTCCCTGAAGCTTGGCTGCTCCTGGCCAACGTGGTGGCCTTGGTAGCCTTGGTGCCCCTGAAGGTCCACGTCGTCGACCCCTTCCTAGCCAGGCGGAGGTTGATGCCCTCACCTCTCAAGCAGGTGGCACTGGGCATGTTCTTCAGCCTCGCCTCCATCCTCATGGCAG GCCTCCTGGAGCAGAAGCGGCTGTGGTACGTGCTCCACAACCAAACGGTGCCGCAGCTCATCGGCAACGAGCGCTACCTGGCCGCCGCGCTGCCTGGCTGGTGGCAGGTCCCCCAGTTCCTGCTCTTGGGCATCAGCGAGCTCTTTGTCATCATCCCTG GCCTGGAGTTCGTCTACGCCGAGGCCCCCGAGTCCATGAAAGGAGCCACCATGGGGCTCTTCTTCTTCATCTCCGGGGTGGGTTTGCTGCTGGGGTCGGGGCTGGAGGCCCTGCTCTCCCTACCTGCCCATGGGTGGATGCGCTGCCCAGAAGACCATG GGACCATCGACAGCTGCCGCATGGACAACTACTTCTTCCTGCTGGCCGGGATCCAGTTGGTCACCTGCCTGCTCTTCATCTGGATCTCCAGGTGCCACCACAGCTCGGTGCCCCCCAAGCTCTgcttggggctggaggaggactGA
- the VPS37C gene encoding vacuolar protein sorting-associated protein 37C produces the protein MDMLRNRTVEELQELQENAEEIERLALESQEVQELQLEREMALAANRSLAEQNLKFQAPLETGRTDLSNKYEELQKLAERCKEQKAKLERFSAAMQPQTLLDLLQVESQKIEEESEKMAEKFLEGEVPLETFLEQFAVTRKLSHLRRVRVEKLQEILRRLEASQEPGRDSRPPLPPPVPEPPKLQPFPSGAGPFPLPYSPAPTMPAGPTAHGALPPAPFPGSPVAAGHVAPSQPPPGAGYPLAQASDSVPGYPKPPSGGSSPALGYSWSPSRAPPQPPVPPRPGYSPYIPPGAARPPCPYPTQPPLPNFPIPPQPPYPPGPPAPFGYPPPPNPPRPAWPGY, from the exons ATGGACATGCTGCGGAACCGGACGGTggaggagctccaggagctgcaggagaacGCGGAGGAGATCGAGCGCCTGGCGCTGGAATCCCAGGAG gttcaggagctgcagctggaaaGGGAGATGGCCCTGGCTGCCAACCGGAGCTTGGCCGAGCAGAACCTCAAGTTCCAGGCGCCGCTGGAGACGGGACGCACCGACCTCTCCAACAAATATGAGGAGCTGCAGAAGCTGGCTGAGCGCTGCAAGGAGCAAAAGGCAAAACTAG AGAGATTTTCCGCAGCGATGCAACCTCAGACCCTGCTGGATCTTCTGCAGGTGGAAAGCCAGAAAATCGAGGAGGAGTCGGAG aaaATGGCTGAGAAGTTCCTGGAGGGCGAGGTGCCCCTGGAGACCTTTCTGGAGCAGTTTGCTGTCACGAGGAAGTTGTCCCACTTGCGCCGGGTCCGAGTTGAGAAGCTGCAGGAGATCCTGAGAAGGTTGGAAGCATCGCAAGAACCCGGCAGGGACTCTCGGCCGCCGCTGCCTCCTCCCGTGCCTGAACCACCGAAGCTGCAGCCGTTCCCCTCAGGAGCAGGTCCCTTCCCGTTGCCCTACAGCCCAGCTCCAACCATGCCAGCCGGCCCCACGGCCCACGGAgctctccctcctgctccttttcCTGGCTCTCCGGTCGCCGCGGGCCACGTTGctccctctcagcctcctccaggtgcCGGATACCCGCTGGCACAGGCTTCCGACTCCGTGCCGGGctaccccaaacccccctcaggGGGCTCGTCTCCAGCGCTGGGCTATTCCTGGTCTCCATCCAGAGCCCCACCTCAGCCTCCGGTGCCTCCCAGACCCGGATACTCTCCCTACATCCCTCCTGGAGCGGCCAGGCCGCCGTGTCCTTACCCAACCCAGCCCCCTCTCCCGAATTTCCCGATCCCCCCGCAGCCTCCTTATCCTCCTGGACCTCCCGCCCCCTTTGGATACCCCCCACCTCCAAACCCTCCGCGCCCTGCTTGGCCTGGCTACTAA
- the CD5 gene encoding T-cell surface glycoprotein CD5 has protein sequence MAASQPPLHLLLALGMWAIPVHGGAVPSPGEPTLRLIGGGCRCTGILEVMRDGKWSRVCRDSVGKASAESICHQLGCGPTTTEPLRFFSTVGKEPRVQSLRCSWPAAQPVGCRWLPANCTEHVFLSCHEPVKSSPEPTSPAPVTTPEPPGPPRLLLVDGDSFCSGFVELHAWGLWGAVASSPALRPEVATSICQVLRCGTAIRGHAVPEPISHSPVRWEVVEPCDSLWLLDCFNRSDARRGAAPAFITCSGSQPQAQRRLADGPTPCEGDVEIFHEGWWRVLCDNRLWRAEWGRQLCRELRCGNLSSSAEIRDPPSRGVTCTVPNLHLCPANLKHLPTCSRTRIVCQDSEPHPVGPAAGTIVSICLALLLLGVLALICGPPAYRKVMKRISKKKQRQWIGPTGLNQTVSFHRNSTVTPRSRSEAQRVQGGDNDYAQAPQRSSQLSAYPALEGRCRPSHPADNSSESDYDLYSASRV, from the exons ATGGCGGCGAGTCAACCCCCCCTGCACCTCCTGCTCGCACTGGGGATGTGGG CCATCCCCGTCCACGGAGGAGCCGTCCCAAGCCCTGGAG AGCCCACCCTGAGGCTCATCGGCGGCGGCTGCCGCTGCACCGGGATACTAGAAGTGATGCGAGACGGCAAGTGGAGCCGCGTGTGCCGGGACAGCGTGGGCAAAGCCAGCGCGGAGAGCATCTGCCACCAGCTGGGTTGTGGTCCCACCACCACTGAGCCTCTCCGGTTCTTCTCCACGGTTGGGAAGGAGCCTCGTGTGCAGTCGCTGAGGTGCTCGTGGCCGGCGGCGCAGCCGGTTGGATGCCGGTGGCTGCCGGCAAACTGCACGGAGCACGTTTTCCTTTCGTGCCACG AGCCGGTGAAAAGCAGCCCCGAGCCCACGTCACCAGCCCCGGTCACCACACCGGAGCCCCCTG GACCCCCCCGGCTGCTGCTGGTGGACGGGGACTCGTTCTGCTCGGGCTTCGTGGAGCTGCACGCGTGGGGTTTGTGGGGAGCTGTGGCGAGCAGCCCGGCTCTCCGTCCCGAGGTGGCCACCAGCATCTGCCAGGTTCTCCGCTGCGGCACCGCCATCCGTGGCCACGCCGTGCCGGAGCCCATAAGCCACTCGCCGGTGCggtgggaggtggtggagccctgcGACAGCCTCTGGCTCCTCGACTGCTTCAACAGGAGCGATGCCCGACGAGGAGCAGCACCTGCCTTCATCACCTGCTCAG GCTCGCAGCCCCAGGCCCAGCGGAGGCTGGCGGACGGCCCCACGCCTTGCGAAGGGGACGTGGAGATCTTCCACGAGGGATGGTGGCGGGTGCTGTGTGACAACCGGCTGTGGCGAGCCGAGTGGGGCCGGCAGCTGTGCCGGGAGCTGCGCTGCGGGAACCTCTCCTCCAGCGCCGAGATCCGTGACCCGCCTTCCAGGGGGGTCACCTGCACCGTCCCCAACCTGCACCTCTGCCCTGCCAACCTCAAGCACCTCCCGACCTGCTCCAGGACCAGAATTGTGT GCCAGGATTCCGAACCGCATCCCGTGGGCCCGGCCGCGGGCACCATCGTCAGCATCTGCctggccctgctcctcctgggcGTCCTCGCGCTCATCTGCGGCCCTCCCGCCTACAGGAAGGTGATGAAGAGAA TCTCCAAAAAGAAGCAGCGGCAATGGATCGGCCCCACGGGACTCAACCAGACGG TCTCCTTCCACCGCAACAGCACGGTCACCCCGAGGTCCCGCTCGGAGGCTCAGCGAGTGCAAGGAGGGGACAACGACTACGCTCAGGCCCCCCAGAGGAGCTCCCAGCTCTCGGCTTATCCAG CCCTGGAAGGCAGGTGCAGACCTTCCCACCCTGCGGATAATTCCTCGGAAAGCGATTACGACCTCTACTCTGCCAGCAGAGTGTGA
- the TMEM132A gene encoding transmembrane protein 132A, protein MALALLALLLAAARGDGDPPDPVYLPVDLELLGVPEHYRLQRADQDLPPNASLSARTETFLLLRHGDTSQTFGSITKIFDSTTKNLGSTTKNLDSTSQNLGSTTHDLGSTTHDLGSTSQNFGSTSQNFGSTTHNFGSTTQTFGSTTETFGSITQPLVQATYPPFSTRQEVPTETSPGAAAWAVRAVSLENAVSPAEPFARVLFHLQGPDWLPGKWDNLEEQDHLGKRDHPRDQDHPKDWDHLGHQEHLGKRDHPRDQEHLGKQEHLRNQDHPRDRDHLGKQDHSKDQDHPGKQEHLRNQDHPMDRVHLGKQEHLRKQDHPRDQDHPKDWDHPEHQNHLGKQDHPKDRDHRRDQDHLGQQDHLGNPDHPMEWDPLEEQEHSGQRGHPRERELPCVTLHVHHRGRVVRGTCRLQAPLGVCVVELEIPPRWFSPPSPAPRSHGAESPERAELRYSVVGPRSCVHAGIHDGNHEEETLTRSLGTLELRAAEPARRQEVRLDEKVLLRVPDTTLRPGQRFTATVALRDNFTAEQLTLRIKAKKGLQVVGARPASPNSWTTQLERSRGPKHSMAVVTCRRTGDTPNGTRALLHVEVAVEDGPGPPARPLSWQLEYPGQDPDSQKDKLVWEIHVSERDVRALVPLVQELEILNTAPLTGVPRGVLVKLVAVEAGGNVVELGEAPTCESSDKQVLQVSEGCDAVFVGGKESRGARGARVDFWWRRLHAALSFTVWAPLLPLRVQLGDTALEQLRGWRTPGGPESAAAEPEEPGEEGERRGRGCRPQFQRTALRVLAHFVAHPLDGGRHLAYLPGPEWLLDVTHLVAARTRVQDPRVASLEGGTVVVGREPGVTSVEVRSPLSDSILGEQMLVVSEEKVTVTELRTQVVSGLALTLRPEPGHPGVVTATAQATAALRVPKQEATVSVWLSFSDHTLAPLELYGWQDASLTVTSLDPSVATVGGSPGVPGARPWVVAEGPGRGALLQLNLLPPDACRRGRHRAAALATGTAWLEVGNAWRTSTPGSPRVRGGGPRAGSAFPRAEGAMSGEAVTVAGEPRRRDPAGVGPASTKLHRAPPRSGSSSEEEEEEEDGYGLTRAGGEDEEEEDEMVKAPHRVTDLEIGMYVLLGVFCLAIFIFLVNCIFFVLRYQQKELPDGGGGAATTPQPHNWVWLGTDQEELSRQLDRRQPEPPVPEAAGEAAGEAGGEAGRCCCGVPPGAEAGGSPVSPLLRKEVGGTATSGRRKRVEFVTFAPARVPEEPPQPAPNVQSILVASEDDIRWVCEDMGLRDPEEIRSYMERIRGSS, encoded by the exons CGAGGGGGGACGGGGACCCCCCCGATCCCGTCTACCTCCCGGTggacctggagctgctgggagtgCCGGAACATTACCGGCTGCAGCGGGCGGACCAGGACCTGCCCCCCAACGCCTCGCTCAGCGCCCGCACCGAGACCTTCCTGCTCCTGCGACACGGTGACACCTCACAGACCTTCGGTTCCATCACGAAGATCTTCGATTCCACCACGAAGAACCTCGGTTCCACCACGAAGAACCTCGATTCCACCTCTCAGAACTTGGGTTCCACCACACACGACTTGGGTTCCACCACACACGACTTGGGTTCCACCTCTCAGAACTTCGGTTCCACCTCTCAGAACTTCGGTTCCACCACACACAACTTTGGTTCCACCACCCAGACCTTCGGTTCCACCACAGAGACCTTCGGTTCCATTACGCAGCCCCTCGTCCAGGCTACCTACCCCCCCTTCAGCACGCGGCAG GAGGTGCCCACGGAGACTTCTCCTGGCGCGGCAGCCTGGGCCGTCCGGGCCGTGTCCCTGGAAAACGCCGTGTCCCCCGCCGAGCCCTTCGCCCGCGTCCTCTTCCATCTCCAGGGTCCTGACTGGCTGCCGGGGAAGTGGGACAACCTCGAGGAGCAGGACCACCTCGGGAAGCGAGATCACCCCAGGGATCAGGACCATCCCAAGGATTGGGACCACCTTGGGCACCAGGAGCACCTTGGGAAGCGAGATCATCCCAGGGACCAGGAGCACCTTGGGAAGCAGGAACATCTCAGAAATCAAGATCATCCAAGGGATCGGGACCACCTTGGGAAGCAAGATCATTCCAAGGATCAGGACCACCCTGGGAAGCAGGAACATCTCAGAAATCAAGATCATCCCATGGATCGGGTCCATCTTGGGAAGCAGGAACATCTCAGAAAGCAAGACCACCCCAGGGATCAGGACCATCCCAAGGATTGGGACCATCCTGAGCACCAGAACCACCTTGGGAAGCAAGATCACCCCAAGGATCGGGACCACCGCAGGGATCAAGACCaccttggccagcaggaccacCTTGGGAATCCAGACCACCCCATGGAATGGGACCCCCTGGAGGAACAGGAGCACTCCGGCCAGCGTGGCCACCCCAGGGAGCGAGAGCTGCCCTGCGTCACCCTCCACGTCCACCACCGCGGCCGGGTTGTCCGCGGGACCTGCCGCCTGCAG gcaccgcTGGGCGTCTGCGTGGTGGAGCTGGAGATCCCACCACGCTGGTTCTCCCCACCATCCCCTGCTCCCCGTAGCCATGGGGCCGAGTCCCCCGAGCGGGCTGAGCTCCGCTACAGCGTGGTGGGACCACGCTCTTGTGTCCACGCCGGGATCCACGATGGAAACCACGAGGAGGAGACCCTGACACGCTCCCTGGGCACCTTGGAGCTGCGGGCGGCCGAGCCGGCGCGGCGCCAGGAGGTGCGGTTGGACGAGAAGGTTCTTCTGAGGGTCCCCGACACCACCTTGCGCCCCGGTCAACGCTTCACGGCCACCGTCGCCTTGAGGGACAACTTCACCGCCGAGCAGCTCACGCTCCG GATCAAGGCCAagaaggggctgcaggtggTGGGAGCCCGTCCGGCGTCTCCCAACTCATGGACAACCCAGTTGGAGCGCAGCCGGGGACCCAAACACTCCATGGCCGTGGTGACCTGCCGACGCACCGGGGACACCCCCAACGGCACCAG GGCGCTGCTACACGTGGAGGTGGCGGTGGAAGACGGGCCGGGGCCTCCGGCTCGCCCCCTTTCCTGGCAGCTCGAGTACCCGGGGCAGGACCCCGATTCCCAGAAGGACAAACTGGTTTGGGAAATCCACGTGTCCGAACGCGACGTCCGCGCCCTCGTCCCCCTCGTGCAG GAGCTGGAAATCCTCAACACGGCGCCGCTTACTGGGGTGCCGCGGGGCGTACTGGTTAAACTGGTGGCGGTGGAAGCTGGAGGCAACGTGGTGGAGCTCGGCGAGGCACCTACCTGCGAATCCTCCGACAAGCAGGTCCTGCAG gtGTCGGAGGGGTGCGACGCGGTGTTCGTGGGGGGCAAGGAGAGtcgcggggcgcggggggcgcgggTGGATTTCTGGTGGCGGCGGCTGCACGCGGCGTTGAGCTTCACGGTGTGGGCGCCGCTGCTGCCCCTGCGCGTCCAGCTCGGGGACACGGCGCTGGAGCAGCTCCGGGGCTGGAGGACGCCCGGTGGCCCCGAAAG CGCGGCGGCCGAGCCGGAGGAGCCCGGGGAGGAGGGCGAGCGGCGGGGGCGCGGCTGCCGCCCCCAGTTCCAGCGCACGGCGCTGAGGGTCCTGGCGCACTTCGTGGCTCACCCGCTGGACGGGGGACGGCACCTGGCCTACCTGCCGGGCCCCGAGTGGCTCCTGGATGTCACACACCTGGTGGCCGCCCGGACGCGGGTGCAGGACCCGCGGGTGGCATCGCTGGAGGGAGGCACCGTGGTGGTGGGACGCGAGCCGGGGGTCACCTCTGTGGAG GTCCGCTCGCCGCTCTCGGACTCCATCCTGGGGGAGCAGATGCTGGTGGTGTCAGAGGAGAAGGTGACGGTGACGGAGCTTCGCACCCAGGTGGTGTCGGGGCTGGCCCTGACCCTGCGCCCCGAGCCCGGCCACCCCGGCGTGGTGACGGCCACCGCGCAGGCCACGGCCGCCTTGCGCGTCCCCAAGCAG GAGGCCACGGTGTCCGTCTGGctgtccttctccgaccacACGCTGGCCCCGCTGGAGCTCTACGGCTGGCAAGACGCCTCCTTGACCGTCACCTCGCTGGACCCCTCGGTGGCCACCGTCGGGGGCTCTCCCGGCGTCCCCGGCGCTCGGCCGTGGGTGGTGGCCGAGGGACCGGGGCGAGgggctcttctccagctcaACCTGCTCCCCCCGGACGCCTGTCGCCGCGGCCGGCACCGCGCGGCCGCGTTGGCCACCGGCACCGCGTGGCTGGAGGTGGGCAAcgcttggagaacctcaactcCTGGTAGCCCCCGGGTGCGCGGTGGTGGCCCCCGGGCCGGCTCGGCTTTCCCGCGGGCCGAGGGGGCCATGTCCGGGGAAGCGGTGACGGTGGCCGGCGAGCCGCGGCGAAGGGACCCGGCCGGCGTGGGACCTGCCTCCACCAAGCTCCACCGAGCTCCACCGAGGTCGGGATCTTCCTccgaggaggaagaggaggaggaggacggcTACGGCCTCACCCGCGCCGGCGGGGAGGACGAAGAGGAGGAAGACGAGATGGTGAAGGCTCCTCACCGGGTGACCGACTTGGAGATCGGCATGTACGTCCTGCTGGGCGTCTTCTGCTTGGCCATCTTCATCTTCCTCGTCAACTGCATCTTCTTCGTCTTGCGGTACCAGCAGAAGGAGCTGCCggacggcggcggcggcgccgccaccaccccccaaccccacaaCTGGGTCTGGTTGGGCACCGACCAAGAGGAGCTGAGCCGGCAACTGGATCGCCGGCAGCCCGAGCCACCGGTCCCCGAAGCTGCTGGTGAAGCTGCTGGTGAAGCCGGTGGTGAAGCCGGCCGGTGTTGTTGTGGGGTCCCACCAGGTGCCGAAGCCGGGGGGTCCCCGGTCTCCCCGCTGCTGCGCAAAGAAGTGGGGGGGACGGCAACGAGCGGCCGGAGGAAGAGGGTGGAATTTGTCACCTTCGCTCCTGCCCGGGTCCCCGAGGAGCCCCCTCAGCCCGCCCCCAACGTCCAGTCCATCCTGGTGGCCAGCGAGGACGACATTCGTTGGGTGTGCGAGGACATGGGGCTGCGGGACCCGGAGGAGATCAGGAGCTACATGGAGAGGATCCGGGGCAGCTCCTGA
- the CD6 gene encoding T-cell differentiation antigen CD6, which yields MEGLCLLLVALSTAAPGRAPTEPTGPPTTPTGNTSVTPGPGRLRLAGGRSQCEGRVEMEQAGSWGTVCDDSWDLADGDVVCRQLRCGRAVRVHGDATFGRGSGPILRDEVGCEGHEEHLWDCPAATEHDCSHKEDAGVVCSEHQEWRLSGGRDGCAGRVEVFFRGMWSTVCDSTWYELERSVLCRTLGCGEPVQRLFFDHTLPGRMVYECESHHPSLAHCRWTYNKSAPCHQSRAAGVVCNGSQGLQTTTPVATVTPNTTTFLHAEEVSPTAVAQSPMDMVLFVLCLVLAALLLLTMLAFITTLLRMRKMRAHSVSSPGATLVTHSAQSPDAASGNSNDYREMPSSLPKEPRRSDPPVTARPAAKESDSDSDYEHYDFSREPPMALSTFYNSLRRQPGEQLRPLMSNQDRVETLPEDAPARLGPLSHSRTSSSSTSSFSSSSDIYCNGSADAPRALLGPQTPAGGIHQHEEATTHGYGDHAAAPAMPHVPTPSFSHPGAPVSPADPTASSSTSSGEWYENVQGTEPPRDPSLHPGSSTPSLGGRTRDPDSSEGSDYDDIQGSA from the exons ATGGAGgggctgtgcctgctcctggtGGCTCTCTCCACCGCGGCACCTGGACGAG CCCCTACGGAGCCAACGGGACCTCCCACAACCCCAACCGGGAACACCTCGGTGACCCCAG GTCCTGGCCGGCTGCGGCTGGCCGGCGGCCGGAGCCAGTGCGAAGGTCGGGTGGAGATGGAGCAAGCAGGTTCTTGGGGCACCGTGTGCGATGACTCTTGGGACTTGGCCGATGGGGACGTCGTGTGCCGGCAGCTCCGGTGCGGCCGAGCCGTGCGGGTCCACGGAGACGCCACCTTCGGCAGGGGCTCCGGCCCCATCCTGCGGGACGAGGTGGGCTGCGAGGGGCACGAGGAGCATCTCTGGGATTGTCCTGCGGCCACGGAGCACGACTGCAGCCACAAGGAAGACGCCGGCGTCGTGTGCTCAG AGCACCAAGAGTGGCGTCTTTCTGGAGGTCGAGATGGTTGCGCTGGCCGGGTCGAGGTCTTCTTCCGTGGCATGTGGAGCACGGTGTGCGACAGCACGTGGTACGAGCTGGAGAGGAGCGTGCTCTGCCGGACGCTGGGCTGCGGGGAACCCGTCCAGAGGCTCTTCTTCGACCACACGCTGCCCGGCAGGATGGTCTACGAGTGCGAGAGCCACCACCCATCGCTGGCCCATTGCCGGTGGACCTACAACAAATCGGCTCCTTGCCACCAGTCGCGGGCGGCCGGCGTGGTCTGCAACG GCTCCCAAGGCTTGCAGACAACAACCCCGGTGGCCACGGTGACACCAAACACCACCACGTTCCTGCACG CTGAGGAGGTCTCCCCAACCGCGGTGGCTCAGTCCCCTATGGACATGGTTCTCTTCGTCCTCTGCTTGGTCCTGGCGGCGCTTCTCCTGCTCACCATGCTGGCCTTCATCACCACCCTGCTGAGGATGAGGAAGATGAGAG CCCATTCTGTGTCCTCCCCTGGAGCAACGTTGGTGACCCACAGCGCCCAGAGCCCCGACGCGGCCTCTGGAAACTCCAACGACTACAGGGAGATGCCCTCCAGCCTTCCCAAAGAACCGAGGAGGTCTG ATCCACCAGTCACGGCTCGTCCCGCTGCCAAGGAATCCGATTCCGACTCGGACTATGAACACTATGACTTCAGCAGAGAGCCCCCCATGGCCCTGTCCACCTTCTACA ACTCGCTGCGCCGGCAGCCGGGGGAGCAGCTGCGCCCGCTGATGTCCAACCAGGACAGGGTGGAGACACTCCCTGAGGATG CGCCAGCAAGGTTGGGTCCCCTGTCCCACAGCAggaccagcagctcctccacctcctccttctcctcctcctccgacATCTACTGCAACGGCAGCGCGGACGCCCCCCGTGCCTTGCTCGGCCCTCAAACCCCCGCTGGTGGCATCCACCAACATGAAGAAGCCACCACCCACGGCTACGGTGACCACGCcg CTGCCCCAGCGATGCCCCATGTGCCCACCCCATCGTTCTCCCACCCCGGGGCCCCCGTGTCTCCAGCAGATCCCACCGCCAGCTCCAGCACCTCCTCAGGGGAGTGGTACGAGAACGTGCAGGGCACGgagccacccagggacccctccctgcaccctg GCTCGTCAactccatccctggggggaCGCACGCGAGACCCCGACTCCTCCGAAGGCAGCGACTACGATGACATCCAAGGTTCTGCTTGA